In Spirobacillus cienkowskii, a genomic segment contains:
- the nagA gene encoding N-acetylglucosamine-6-phosphate deacetylase encodes MLCITNAKIFDGEKFYTNKNIYISNNKIKTISSKKPNKNYKILNAKNNIVCPGFIDIQVNGGGGVFFNETPTSNAVQKIMETHRKYGTTSILPTFITDEYSKLPNVLNAITEVIQKKIPGILGVHLEGPYLNIEKKGIHPAEYIRTPTEKELNLLFDLKANIKLITLAPEVVPENIIKNLQQKKYIVFAGHTNATYVQMQHAFKNGVRGVTHLFNACSPLASREPGVVGAALLNKEAWCSIIADGFHVAFNSLNLAFSAKNIRKFILVSDAMSPVGTNASMFSIGKNQIFVKNNCYVDSNGTLAGSSLTVYDAFLNILKNKLVSLEEALQMASTNAAQCLKIDGKNAKLKKGRILPEFDADLLILDSNNYKLRQVIQNGVLCNG; translated from the coding sequence ATGCTTTGTATTACAAATGCAAAAATATTTGATGGCGAAAAGTTTTATACAAATAAAAACATTTATATTAGTAATAATAAAATAAAAACTATTTCTTCTAAAAAACCCAATAAAAATTATAAAATACTTAATGCTAAAAATAATATTGTTTGTCCAGGCTTTATAGATATTCAGGTTAATGGTGGTGGAGGTGTTTTTTTTAATGAAACTCCGACATCAAATGCAGTGCAAAAAATTATGGAAACACACCGAAAATATGGGACAACCTCAATATTACCTACCTTTATCACAGATGAATATTCTAAATTACCAAATGTTTTAAATGCTATTACAGAAGTCATACAAAAAAAAATTCCTGGTATTTTAGGAGTTCATTTAGAAGGGCCTTATTTAAATATAGAAAAAAAAGGCATTCATCCAGCAGAATATATAAGAACTCCCACAGAAAAAGAATTAAATTTATTATTTGATTTAAAAGCAAATATTAAATTAATTACTCTTGCTCCTGAAGTGGTTCCAGAAAATATAATTAAAAATTTACAGCAAAAAAAATATATTGTTTTTGCTGGACATACTAATGCAACATATGTACAAATGCAACATGCTTTTAAAAATGGAGTGAGAGGTGTTACACATTTGTTTAATGCTTGTTCTCCTTTAGCAAGTCGTGAACCAGGAGTGGTTGGTGCAGCTCTGTTAAATAAAGAAGCGTGGTGCAGTATTATTGCAGATGGGTTTCATGTCGCATTTAATTCTTTAAATTTAGCATTTAGTGCAAAGAATATCCGTAAATTTATTTTAGTCTCTGATGCAATGTCGCCTGTTGGAACTAATGCCTCAATGTTTTCAATTGGAAAAAATCAAATTTTTGTAAAAAATAATTGTTACGTAGATTCAAATGGAACTTTAGCAGGATCTTCTTTAACAGTATATGACGCATTTTTAAACATTTTAAAAAATAAATTAGTTTCGTTAGAAGAAGCTTTGCAAATGGCCTCTACCAATGCTGCACAATGTCTTAAAATTGATGGAAAAAATGCTAAGTTAAAAAAAGGTCGAATTCTTCCAGAATTTGATGCCGATTTACTTATACTTGATAGTAATAATTATAAGTTACGACAAGTCATCCAGAACGGTGTATTGTGTAACGGATAA
- a CDS encoding Asp-tRNA(Asn)/Glu-tRNA(Gln) amidotransferase subunit GatC produces MKEEFSRETVKRIAELARLYLTEEEVSVYQEELAKIMDAFKALSQLPLPEDFAGDARSALVMTKAVANDDDDSMSRLRSDRVNNELSSQTFLSQAPEREGVFIRVPAILAPST; encoded by the coding sequence ATGAAAGAAGAATTTTCCCGAGAAACTGTAAAGCGTATCGCTGAACTAGCTCGATTGTATCTTACAGAAGAAGAAGTGTCAGTCTACCAAGAAGAATTGGCTAAAATTATGGATGCTTTTAAAGCATTGTCGCAGCTTCCTTTGCCCGAAGATTTTGCGGGAGATGCGCGATCGGCTCTTGTTATGACTAAGGCTGTTGCAAATGACGACGACGATTCCATGTCGCGTTTACGTTCTGATCGAGTTAACAACGAATTGTCTTCTCAAACATTTCTCAGTCAAGCGCCAGAACGAGAAGGGGTATTTATCCGTGTTCCTGCAATTCTTGCTCCTTCTACTTAA
- the cmk gene encoding (d)CMP kinase: MRIAISGHSGCGNTTATTNVGKALQLKIVNYTFRDLARDLCINFEELHKEASSNLIYDYLTDLTLIRNAISNENIVIGTRLAAWLMDAELRIWLQAPLEARASRINRRETEKQSSYEQVLYKTLKRDEQNRKRYLRLYGLDIEDHSDFDITINTEKLTADQVSSLIVAAAKWAKKSQLERKNLHLLRIQEIIAENLQIPIEAVQNPKYEIDIIDIYNKIKKVK, encoded by the coding sequence ATGAGAATTGCTATATCTGGACACAGCGGTTGCGGAAACACAACAGCCACAACTAATGTTGGAAAAGCCCTACAACTCAAAATAGTTAATTACACATTTCGAGATTTAGCGCGAGATCTTTGTATCAACTTTGAAGAGCTTCATAAAGAAGCGTCTTCAAACCTAATATATGATTACTTGACAGACCTCACTTTGATAAGAAATGCGATTTCTAATGAAAACATTGTAATCGGGACAAGACTTGCAGCGTGGCTGATGGATGCTGAACTCAGAATTTGGCTTCAGGCACCTTTAGAAGCTAGGGCTTCACGTATCAATCGCAGAGAAACGGAAAAACAATCCAGTTATGAGCAAGTCCTATACAAAACCCTAAAGCGCGATGAACAAAATCGCAAACGCTACTTGAGACTTTATGGTCTTGATATAGAAGATCATAGTGATTTTGATATTACAATTAACACAGAAAAACTAACCGCAGATCAAGTATCTAGTCTTATTGTTGCTGCGGCAAAATGGGCAAAGAAAAGTCAATTAGAACGTAAAAATTTACATTTATTGCGTATTCAAGAAATTATTGCCGAAAATTTACAAATTCCAATTGAAGCAGTGCAAAACCCTAAATACGAAATCGACATTATTGATATTTATAATAAAATTAAAAAAGTAAAATAA
- a CDS encoding competence/damage-inducible protein A → MISAGILITGNEVLSAKTKDTNGPFMGMHFRKAGISVRASMMCGDNEKDLLDCLNYLAEKCDIILMTGGLGPTSDDLTAEVVAKFFSLPLLFNQEAWDACVDFFIKSGRNSIPESNKKQAQLPKNCELIANKFGTACGFVTSGEKFGRKVTVYSLPGVPYEMEAMFLNYVLPNLVKNTINPMTLSWQVFNLGESFMQSAINQAETSLLHHFPNSTISYQAHPNYVTYSVSLYPTNLLQTEECQNYLKNNFIPEVQKSFGENILYSDEKKVAAFIIAKLLENKEKISFAETSCAGFLSKELSVLSSDESFFSGAIAVNNSYLTTNLLKIPENIFNKKYENPLNYINYLASQTLLQTNADYCLAEFGFPQDNIVQKDYPFEGFYLAIAMSRDKLKSKPIIEEYLKNFLWDKQNSISGLDSVVFSYFLKYNKRHAREIQQLRAVLYLLCSFAKIIT, encoded by the coding sequence ATGATTTCAGCTGGTATATTAATTACAGGTAACGAAGTATTATCTGCTAAAACAAAAGACACAAATGGCCCATTTATGGGAATGCATTTTAGAAAAGCAGGAATTTCTGTGCGCGCATCGATGATGTGTGGCGATAATGAAAAGGATTTACTTGATTGTTTAAATTATCTCGCAGAAAAATGCGATATCATTTTAATGACAGGTGGACTTGGCCCAACAAGTGATGATTTAACAGCAGAAGTTGTTGCTAAGTTTTTTTCATTGCCACTTTTATTCAATCAAGAAGCATGGGATGCATGCGTTGATTTTTTTATAAAGTCGGGACGTAATTCCATTCCTGAAAGTAACAAAAAACAAGCGCAATTACCAAAAAATTGTGAGTTAATTGCAAATAAATTTGGTACTGCTTGTGGTTTTGTAACTTCTGGCGAAAAATTTGGTAGAAAAGTAACAGTTTATAGTTTGCCAGGAGTCCCTTATGAAATGGAGGCAATGTTTTTAAATTATGTTTTGCCAAATTTAGTTAAAAATACAATTAATCCAATGACATTAAGCTGGCAGGTATTTAATTTAGGTGAATCTTTTATGCAAAGTGCCATCAATCAGGCCGAAACATCTTTGTTACATCATTTCCCTAATTCTACAATTTCTTATCAAGCCCATCCTAACTATGTCACTTATTCTGTTTCTTTATATCCAACTAACCTTTTACAAACAGAGGAATGCCAAAATTATTTAAAAAATAATTTTATTCCCGAAGTACAAAAATCGTTTGGTGAAAATATTCTTTATAGTGATGAGAAAAAAGTTGCTGCATTTATAATTGCAAAGTTACTAGAAAATAAAGAAAAAATTTCGTTTGCAGAAACCTCATGCGCAGGCTTTTTAAGCAAAGAATTGAGTGTATTAAGTTCTGATGAATCTTTTTTTTCTGGTGCAATAGCAGTTAATAATAGTTATTTAACTACAAATTTACTTAAAATTCCAGAAAATATTTTTAATAAAAAATACGAAAATCCATTAAATTATATTAATTATTTAGCTTCACAAACATTACTCCAAACAAATGCAGATTATTGCTTAGCAGAATTTGGTTTTCCACAAGATAACATTGTACAGAAAGATTATCCTTTTGAAGGTTTTTATTTAGCTATAGCTATGTCAAGAGATAAACTAAAATCTAAACCAATTATTGAAGAGTATTTAAAAAATTTTTTATGGGATAAGCAAAATTCTATTAGTGGTTTAGATTCTGTTGTGTTTAGTTATTTTTTAAAATATAATAAGCGGCATGCAAGAGAAATTCAGCAACTTCGGGCTGTTTTGTATTTATTGTGTTCTTTTGCAAAAATAATTACCTAA